A section of the Xiphias gladius isolate SHS-SW01 ecotype Sanya breed wild chromosome 8, ASM1685928v1, whole genome shotgun sequence genome encodes:
- the isl2a gene encoding LOW QUALITY PROTEIN: insulin gene enhancer protein isl-2a (The sequence of the model RefSeq protein was modified relative to this genomic sequence to represent the inferred CDS: inserted 3 bases in 2 codons), which yields MAPSPRTQRGPGXYRRHWSRIFVFSPPLGGGIQVYHPARDGXGLLCRSSPPSVGLHWSVSSRMVDILLNTSFLDDMGDHSKKKSGIAMCVGCGSQIHDQYILRVAPDLEWHAACLKCAECSQYLDETCTCFVRDGKTYCKRDYARLFGIKCAKCNTGFCSSDLVMRARDNVYHMECFRCSVCSRHLLPGDEFSLREDELLCGADHGLLAERASAGSPLSPGNIHTRPLHISDPVSVRHPPHHRNHVHKQSEKTTRVRTVLNEKQLHTLRTCYNANPRPDALMKEQLVEMTGLSPRVIRVWFQNKRCKDKKKSILMKQLQQQQHSDKTNLQGLTGTPLVAGSPIRHDNTVQGNPVEVQTYQPPWKTLSDFALQSDLDQPAFQQLVSFSESGSLGNSSGSDVTSLSSQLPDTPNSMVPSPIDT from the exons ATGGCACCCTCTCCCCGGACTCAGAGAGGTCCAGG TTACAGACGTCACTGGTCGAGgatctttgttttctctccacctctcGGTGGAGGAATACAAGTTTATCATCCAGCCAGGGACG ACGGTCTCCTCTGccgctcctctcctccttctgtcGGCTTGCACTGGTCTGTTTCCTCCCGTATGGTGGATATCCTGCTCAATACTTCTTTCTTGGATGATATGGGGGATCATTCAAAAA AGAAGTCGGGAATCGCAATGTGTGTGGGCTGTGGAAGTCAGATACACGACCAGTACATCCTGAGAGTCGCCCCGGACCTGGAGTGGCACGCAGCCTGCCTCAAGTGTGCAGAGTGCAGCCAGTACCTGGACGAGACCTGCACTTGCTTCGTCCGGGACGGAAAGACTTACTGTAAAAGAGATTATGCCAG GTTATTTGGCATCAAATGTGCAAAGTGTAACACGGGCTTCTGCAGCAGCGACCTGGTGATGAGAGCCCGGGACAATGTGTATCACATGGAGTGTTTTCGGTGCTCGGTGTGCAGCCGACACCTCCTGCCCGGAGACGAGTTCTCCCTGCGGGAGGACGAGCTGCTGTGCGGGGCGGACCACGGTTTGCTGGCGGAGCGGGCCTCTGCAGGGAGCCCGCTCAGCCCGGGGAACATTCACACCAGACCGCTGCACATCTCAG ACCCGGTTTCGGTCCGGCACCCTCCTCATCACCGCAACCACGTCCACAAGCAGTCCGAGAAGACCACCCGGGTCCGGACGGTGCTGAACGAGAAGCAGCTCCACACTCTGCGGACCTGCTACAACGCCAACCCGAGACCGGACGCCCTGATGAAGGAGCAGCTGGTGGAGATGACCGGACTGAGCCCCAGGGTCATCCGCGTCTGGTTTCAGAACAAGCGCTGCAAGGACAAGAAGAAGTCCATCCTGAtgaagcagctccagcagcagcagcacagcgaCAAAACC AATCTGCAGGGCCTGACAGGCACACCTCTGGTGGCAGGCAGCCCTATCCGGCACGACAACACCGTGCAGGGGAATCCAGTGGAGGTGCAAACCTACCAGCCACCCTGGAAAACCCTCAGCGACTTCGCCCTGCAGAGCGACCTGGACCAGCCCGCCTTCCAACAACTG GTGTCTTTCTCCGAGTCGGGATCTCTGGGCAACTCCTCCGGCAGCGACGTGACCTCTCTGTCGTCGCAGTTACCGGACACACCGAACAGCATGGTGCCGAGTCCCATCGACACGTGA